Below is a window of Thermodesulfomicrobium sp. WS DNA.
GACGCTGGCTGCACCTGGGCCCGCTTTCCTTCCAGCCCCTGGAAATGGCCAAGATCGCCCTGGTCTTGTATCTGGGGTACTTTTTCTCGCGCAAACAGGAGAAGGTGAAGACCTTTAGCGTGGGATTTTTGCCGCCGCTTTTGATGACCGCGCTTTTTTGCTTGCTCCTCATGCTCCAGCCGGACTTTGGCGGCTCGGTGTTTTTGGCCGCCATCTTGTTTCTGCTCTGCTTTGTGGGGGGCACGCGCCTCATCTTTTTGGGGGCGTCGGTGCTTTTGGCCGTGGTGGGGGGCATCCTTTTGGTGCTCCATTCGCCGTATCGCCTCAAGCGGGCCTTTGCCTTTCTCGATCCCTTTCAAGACGCCCAGAATACGGGGTATCAATTGGTGCAGTCCTTCTATGGGCTCGGCTCGGGCGGCTGGTGGGGCGTGGGGCTGGGGCAAGGGCGTCAGAAGCTCTTTTTTCTCCCCGAGGCCCACAATGACTTCATCTTGGCGGTCATGGGCGAGGAGCTCGGGTTCGTAGGGTTGTCGCTGGTTTTTGCGCTGGTGGCGGTCATTTTGTGGCGGGTGTTTGTCATCGCCTTGCGCCAGCGGGATCTGGAGCGCCGCATCGTCGCCTTGGGTATGGGCGCCATCATCCTTTTGGGGGCACTGCTCAATAGCGCGGTGGTGCTCGGCATGCTTCCTCCCAAGGGCGTGCCCATGCCGTTTGTGAGTTACGGCGGCAGCCACATCTTGGGCGGATTTTTCTGTGTGGGCATGCTTCTCAACCTTTCCCGGGAGAATGCGCCATGAATATCGTGCTGACCACAGGAGGTACGGGCGGCCATATCTTTCCTGCGCTCGCTGTGGCCGAGGCCCTGCGGCAGCTGGAGCCCACCGCGGCGGTGGTCTTCGTGGGCGGGACCTACGGCCCGGAAGGGCGCATGGCGCATGGGGCGGGTATCCCCTTCGTGGGCTTGCCGGTGCGTGGGGTCATTGGCCGGGGGCTGCGGGGCGCTGTCGCCGGGGCGCGGCTCGGGGCCAGTGTGCTCATGGCCGGAGGACTCTTGCGTTCCCTGCGGCCCGCAGTGGTGGTGGGCTTTGGCGGGTATGCCGGGTTTCCTGCCGTGGCCGCGGCCAAGGTGCTGCGCATCCCTTGTGGGATCCACGAGCAAAACAGCATCCCCGGTGCGGCCAATCGGTGGCTTGCGCGCTGGGTGGACCAGGTGTGGACCAGTTTTCCGGACATGGCGGACCCGCTTTTTTCAGGGCCGCGGGTGCGGTGCACGGGCAATCCGGTGCGCCAGGCGGTGTGCGCCGTGGCGGGCGTGCGTCCGCCGGCGGGCCGTAATCTTTTGGTCGTGGGGGGAAGCCAAGGGGCCCGTGCCCTCAATGATCTCATGCTGGCGCACGCTGCGCGTTTGCGCGCCGAGGGGATTCGCCTTTGGCATCAGACCGGCGCCGAAGATTTTGCGCGGGTGCAGGCAGCCTATGCCACCGCTTACCCCGAGGCCCGGGTGGCACCCTTCATCGACGCCATGGACGAGGCCTACGCCTTTGCCGACGTGGTGCTGTGCCGGGCCGGGGCGACGACCATCGCGGAGCTCACCGCCGCCGGCAAGCCGAGTATCTTGGTGCCGTTTCCGTACGCCACCCATGACCACCAAACCAAGAACGCCCAGGCCCTGGCGGCTCGCGGGGCGGCGGTGGTGCTCCCCCAGAGTGTCTTGCCGAGTGTGGATGTGGTGCGCATGCTCACCGACCTCTTTGCCGCTCCGGACCGTTTGGCGGCCATGGGCAAGGCCGCGGCGGCCTTGGGCCGCCCCCAGGCGGCGCGTACGCTCGCCGAAGACATCATACGCTTGGCGCAGAGGAAGTCATGAGATCGAAAATTCAGCGAATCCATATGATTGGTATCGGTGGCTCGGGCATGAGCGGCATTGCCGAGGTGCTGGCCACCTTGGGATATGCGGTGCGTGGATCCGACCTGGCGGAGTCCGCAGCGGTGCGGCGGTTGCGGGAACTCGGGATCACCGTGTTTTTGGGGCATGCCCGCGGTCAGGTGGGTGACGCGCAGGTGGTGGTGCGCTCGTCGGCGGTGCGCGACGACAACCCCGAGATCCTCGAGGCCCGGGAGCGGGGTATTCCCATCATCCCCCGGGCGGAGATGCTCGCCGAGCTCATGCGCCTCAAAATAGGGGTGGCGGTGGGCGGCACCCATGGCAAGACCACCACGACCTCGCTCATCGCCACGGTGTTCACCGAGGCAGGGCTGGATCCCACGGTGATCATCGGCGGCCGGCTCAATGCCTTGGGGTCCAACGCCCGTTTGGGGGCAGGGGAGTACCTGGTGGCCGAGGCCGACGAG
It encodes the following:
- the ftsW gene encoding putative lipid II flippase FtsW, producing the protein MSAPQGLRKPSWDVPLLAAVLCLTALGLIMVFSASGIVAEKTMGSKYVLFQKQLFFVGLGLAVMMAAMRIPVAFFQRHVYWWVFFALVLLILTLASPLGVRIGGARRWLHLGPLSFQPLEMAKIALVLYLGYFFSRKQEKVKTFSVGFLPPLLMTALFCLLLMLQPDFGGSVFLAAILFLLCFVGGTRLIFLGASVLLAVVGGILLVLHSPYRLKRAFAFLDPFQDAQNTGYQLVQSFYGLGSGGWWGVGLGQGRQKLFFLPEAHNDFILAVMGEELGFVGLSLVFALVAVILWRVFVIALRQRDLERRIVALGMGAIILLGALLNSAVVLGMLPPKGVPMPFVSYGGSHILGGFFCVGMLLNLSRENAP
- the murG gene encoding undecaprenyldiphospho-muramoylpentapeptide beta-N-acetylglucosaminyltransferase codes for the protein MNIVLTTGGTGGHIFPALAVAEALRQLEPTAAVVFVGGTYGPEGRMAHGAGIPFVGLPVRGVIGRGLRGAVAGARLGASVLMAGGLLRSLRPAVVVGFGGYAGFPAVAAAKVLRIPCGIHEQNSIPGAANRWLARWVDQVWTSFPDMADPLFSGPRVRCTGNPVRQAVCAVAGVRPPAGRNLLVVGGSQGARALNDLMLAHAARLRAEGIRLWHQTGAEDFARVQAAYATAYPEARVAPFIDAMDEAYAFADVVLCRAGATTIAELTAAGKPSILVPFPYATHDHQTKNAQALAARGAAVVLPQSVLPSVDVVRMLTDLFAAPDRLAAMGKAAAALGRPQAARTLAEDIIRLAQRKS